The nucleotide window tacagaCTTGTCCCCAGTTCAGAAATGGGATTCACAGTGAGTGCATCCTGTCTGTTTCTTTAGGAAAAGACCTCAGTGATTCATTCTATGAATCTCTGTTTGTTTCAAAGCTTAGGTTCAGTAGAACACAAAAGGTTTATTTCTGAGTTTCTCTAGTTTGACTAAAATGATTTccttattatttctttatttttgaatACTGGTTCTCTTAGCCAAGACCCCAGCAGGTTTAAACTGGCACAACTTCACCGGAACTGATGAGCTGTAGCAAAGCCACAATGCTGgagaggctgccagcacagagctgttagAAAAGGCTCACTCACTGCAATTCCAAACTCTGACTGGTAGAACACAGCTTTTTGAAAGCTGTAAGCAAGTCTTGAAGTATTTTTGATCTTTAGGAAATCAGCTGTTTCACATTTCCCTGCACCCTTTGCCCCAGTGTTCACCAGCTTTTCCATGTTGTGTTCTGTTCCAGACCTTCACTGGGAATTTTGTCTACTACATccagccagtgctcccagaggACATTGTGAAAGCAGTGCTGGAGAAAATAGGCTATGTTGCAACTACAGCAACAGAGTTTTCACTTGTCAAAAAGAGAAACAATGAGGAAACGAAGCAGACTGCATTTGAGATATTCCTAGCAAGAATCGAGTGTGAGGCCATCCTGGAGATGACAAATGAAGAAGCACTTGGCAGTTTGGAGAAGAGCCTGCAGCAGGGAACACAAACGCGTCGGCATCGAGgagaggagcatgaggagcATCAGACACCCCAGAGAGGAGACACTGAAAGTCTGGGAAATGAAGGGAGCAGTGAGACACCTTTGTGCCTTGCCCCCCAGCAGAAGGGTTCAGTTCCCTGTGCTGCATcctttggagctgctgggaacgtGAGGATCACGGGGGACGTGGCTcagtcagcagctgctgcatcccccagcagcctccagcagcaccagaggcAAAGCATCGACCCCGCACACCTGCCGGGCAAGGGCTCGGACAGCGAGGACTTCCTGACCCAATACAGTGACATTGTCATTGCACAGACACCCATCTTCAGTGAGAGCCTCTCTCCACAGGCTCTGGGAAAGGAGCcccgagccaggctgggtgaggagtgtgccctggcagggcctgcacGGGCGCTGGggcctgcgcctctgtccccgGGAGCCAGCGGGCCCCCAGCCTTTGCCATGTTTGCTGACAGCTCCTGTGACAGCAAAACCACCTTGGAGTTTGAAGCTCCAGGCGTCCCAGAAGGATCAATTGAAGCAGAAATTAATGATGCCATAAATTGCATAGACCCAGCCCCTGGTGATGAGCCCACTGAGCTGAAGTCTCTGCCCTACAAGGACTTTGCCTCTGCCCAAAACTGCAGCGTCCCCAGGGAAGAGGACATTTGTGAGCTGTCTTTAACCTTCACAGAACTACAGATCAAGGATGCTCAGGAAGAACTTATGTATCCAGTAGAGGAAAGTGGCCAGCCTGAGGCAGTGGCCTATGCAGGAACAAGTGACAGGCACGTTAGAGAATTCAATTGCTCCCAAATAAAACACGCGTACCTGACTGATGCTGACCTGCACAAGAGAGCAGCGTCACACCCTGAGCCACCTTCAGGTCTGTGCTGTactgctgggcacacagaggaTGCCACTGCTGGTTCTGACAGCAGGAGACTGTTCATGGATCCTGCTAAGGGACACCCAGCTTCTGAGTGCTTCAGGCATGTCAGAGAGCCCCCCAACCTCACCTACATCCCCCCCCAGAGCATCGATGTGCAGCCCTCACacgggggcaggaggggcctggggcagcctgcagggggctctgctggaggcagggaagggaagctggagcagggcaattCCCAAGAGACTGACAGCCAGGAGCCTTATGTCATCATTGACAGAACCGAGCAGGCAGCACTGAGCCACCACTCCTGAGGCTGCAGTGCTTCATTGTCATCCCCTGGGGGACTGTCCTCTCACCTGGGGCCTTGATCCTGTTGTCAGGGAGATGATTCACTTTGTCACAACAGttctaaaaaacccaaagcacatCCCTGCCTTGGGACAGTAAATAGCAGGAGTTACACAAATTCCTAATGGTTCCTTTCGCAAGGAAACCTGAATGGTCACCTTTTTAAAGGGTAGCCAAACTAATATAAATTTAAATCAATTTAATTCATCAGATTCCTTCTGGCTGTTCCTAATGCCAGACAGGTTTCTTCAGCTGGGCATCCTACTTCTCATTTTCCCCTTCACAGACCTATTCCTGGAATACTCTTCCAGTACAAGGTAAATTCTGCTAAACTGGAAAAAGTTTAGAAATGCCTTACTGGACTGTACTCCTTAACTCTCTGCATTCCTTTGAAGCTGTGTCTGAGCTAATCTTCCTCCTGACTTCAGTTGAAACCAGTTTCAGAAAGTTTGATAACATTCCTTTAGCTTTAAAGAGGGAAACAGCTCTGTGAACACTTGCTTTTGTGGAGGCATTGACCTGTGTCATAGGTTTTATATCTAACCAATATATAACCATTTGTTACCAAAGTATTTTGTGGCCACCACCACAATTTCTAAGAGAAGCCTTGAGCACTGTAACTGttgagcactgccagcagcagagagaggtCCAGCTACAGCTGCCATTTCCCTTGCCCCTGCTCCTGACACTTAATTCTGCACAGAATTTTTCTGCTGGCCAGTTCATCTCActaaaatgaagagaaaaaaaaatctcattcttCACCATTTtaatggcaggaaaaaaaatctgctcagggaaggatcccagtgagcagcagaggcaggatcAGGGATATCCTGCAGGTGGGAGTGCTGTGTGGAAAGCTCAGGAGTGTTGGATCAGCTGGAAGCTGGGATCCCAGCACTGAGGGCCTTTGTCACACACAGCTCTGAACTCATTTAGGAAAGgacactgctgctgtgcctgggcacAGTCTGCAGTGCTATTTACACAAATACCTCCAGGGGCTGTCAGAGCCtggtgcccagcagcaggacaaaGAGCAATGGCCATAAgctaaaacacaaaaaaattcaccccaacatgaggaagaatttgttttcctggaGGGGCAAAGCCCTGGAGCTGatgcccagggaggctgtggaatCTCCATCTCTGGGACATTCCAAACCTATCTGGAcatgttcctgtgtcacctgctctaggtgaccctgcctgggcagggcttggactGGGTGACCTCcagagctcccttccaaccttaaaaattctgggattctatgagACACTTGTTACCTAGAAAGACTCTGCAATACTGCTTCAAGTGGCTTTTTCAGTAGCACTGAATGTctgctggtttgggctggggtagagttcattttcttcacagtggctaaTATGGAGCTCAGTTCTAAATGCTAAAAATGCCTTTCATGTACAGTTAAAATATTAGCTGAAACTAATTTTGTATTAATTGTTTGTAATTGACTTTcttcccagaaaaaaatcagaggagCACACATGGATTAGACTAGAAAAACCTCAGGAACTAAAACATAAAGATTTGCTTTTTGAAGAACTAATGGTTGAAATTCTGTCTTCCCCTGATTCCAGCAGTGTAGGAGAAACAGAATTTGCTCAAGGTAACAGCAGGGGACAGGACTGCCTTCAGCTCTGGGTGTGGTGTGAGAAATGGGTGTTAGGAACAAACAGGGttcacagggctgtgccctgacAAGTACCAGTGGCATCCTTTGGGTGTAAGATTCTGTACTAAACCACAAAGTgacattttctgtgctgtgcaaAATGTATGTCCATAGTGAAATTAGAATTAAGAACAAACTGCAGATGAGTGAGCTTCAAACATAGAACCATTTCCAAAGAAATTGTTCTTTTGGACTCTTAGAGAAGTAAAAGTTTTGAAAGTTTAACAGAAGTTATCAAGAACAGCTGGAATCCCCCTACAAAGAAGCTGCCAGAAGTAAGATAATTATTTAGCATACAAAATCTTACTTTTAAGCTGGAATGTTAAAGGTTTACAACAGAGCAGTAGAATGGCATTCCTTGGATCACTAGCTTTAGTACCAGCTTAGTACTTCACTAGGAAATGCTCTCTCTGTGCACTTACTGTTACCAAGTTGCAGTGATTTAGAAAAGAAAGAGCTGATCAGATGGGAAtcacagggcaggagctgcagctcctgactgGGTGTGGTTCTTCCAGTGCAATGGGTTTTAGGCAAACCACAACCCTCCAAAAGCAGCACCACCAGATATTGTTGAAAAGCCACATAACTGAATGTTCCTATCCTGCACAAAGTGCCTGACAAATGTCTGTACAAAGTGATCAAAGTGCTGTTGAAGCCTTGCTTGTTCCAGctaaaccaaccaaaaccagcaGGGGAAAAATAGATTCTGTACTAGTGGGATCATTCCCCTAAAACTGCCCAGAAAATCAATGTGAGAGCAGTctgagtgctgcagggaaaggatTCCCTTgagggcagcagccagagggtaAAGCACAAGTGAAGGGCAACTCAGCACTTCCTTTGACAGGTCCAAGAATGAAACCCCCACTGGTTTTCTGTACTCTCCCAAGGACTTACAGTTCATAATAAACTGCTCGTGAcataaacccaaaaaaaccacctgtgtttttctttataaaaagaagtaaaaatcaAAGAGTGCAAACCAGTTAAGAAATCAATTAATTCTAGGATGTTTTTAGAAACATTTAAATAACAAACAGTCCCATGCACCCTGTATTTTCACTATACCCCAGctcagccagagcagggctggggttctcATGAACACAAATAGAATAAGCTCTCTATAAAAAGCTAGCTGAAAAACCCTCAGGGCCATTCTGCAATCACTTACAAAAACTCtgggttttaaaattttttttgcactgaattCAGTGGGATTACCAGTGCACAGTTCTCTTCAGAACTAAGCTATATTGTGATGTCCTGTAGAGCAGAAAGAACTTCCTGAATTCAATGAAGTTGCATTAATGTGGGCAGGATTAGAGcaaaatttccatttcaaaCTGGCAAGATCTGCTTAAGAAAGCTGCTTTAACTAGATGCACTTCATTTGCTGCCttcaataataaaataatgaacaTCCCCCCTCTGGTATGAAGTGTGTAAAGCCTGGGCAGGAAGGAGCCAATGCCTTGCTGTGCCTCAGGCACCTGATGGCcactctggctgtgcctggaaaGGGGAACAAAGGAGCAGAGGGTAGGGCAGCACCTTCCTGGAGCCAGATTGCTGCTGCATGGTGCCCACACAGCACAGGAGCACGGGTGGGCAAAGCCAGAGGGGCACTGAGAGCACCCAGGCCTCAGAATGCCCTGACTGCTGCCAGGGAGGCTGCACCCGAGGGCTCTGCATGGCCCTCAGAGCtagagctggcaggaggagTCATTGCCCTGGGAGGGATACAGCTGTTCCCATGCTAAATGGAATGCCTGCAAGCCTCTGAACCTTTTGTTTGGTGGGTACCACCCCAAGGAATCAGGAATGAACACTGATCTGACCCTGGACATCAAAATTCCAACAATCCAGCCTCGTTGCTGTGAGATCTCTCCACTACCTGCTCTTACCCTTGCCTTCCATACTTTGTGCTATTTTTGTACCTGAATAGaaaacccaaagagctgcaCCCCTCCTCTGTACTGCTATTCAGTTGttagaaaatcacagaattactgAGGCTGGAAGCTCGGAGGTCTTTGGGTCCAGCCTGTTCCAGCCACTGTGACCCAGCCTGGAGCCCAGGCTTGCCCTGGAGCCGCAGGGGCAGCGTGGCTGCAGTGCAGGGacccccagccagcctggccagggcctcAGCAGAGCCTTCCCATTCCTGCCCAAGGGCTGTCACCCCAATGAGCTGGGGGTCAGCTCAGTGCCCTCCTCCAGACCATCAGGAAAGGTTAAACAGGGCTGTTCCCAGCATGGATCCCAGGGGATCCCATTCCCACCAGCCGGggcccagctggcagccaggtgcCATCCCAGCcaagctggggctgcagcctctccaggAGATGCCACGGGAGAGGGGCTCAAAGGCTCTGCTGAGTGCCAGGGAGACACATCCACAGCCTCTCCCTCAGCCACCAGGAAGGGCACCTGGCTGGGAAAATGAGGTGGGGCAGGCAGAACCTGCCCCTCCTAAACCCAgactggcaggggctgatcctGGGGTGATCCCGGGGTTGGTGATCCTGGGGTGATCCCAGGGTGATCCTGGGGTGATCCCATGGTTGGTGATCCTGGGGTGATCCCGTGGTTGGTGATCCCAGGGTGAGCCTGCAGTGATCCCAGGGTTGGTGATCCCAGGGTGAGCCTGGGGTTGGTGATCCCAGGGTTGGTGATCCTGGGGTGATCCCGTGGTTGGTGATCCCAGGGTGAGCCTGCAGTGATTCCAGGGTTGGTGAGCCCAGGGTGAGCCTGTCCATGCCATGTGCTCACACTCAGGCTGATCTGCTGggccccagggccaggctgacAGCTCTGTCATAAACAAACCTCCCTCATACACACCCTGGCCCTTTGGTGTTGTTTCCGGCCAATTCATCCCAAGGGGGCATTAAGAGAAACCTCAGGTGCCCTCCCTCAGAGGAACATTGTAATAAACTGTTTATTTCAATTACAACAACAGAGTTGTCTTTGGGGGGGGGAAAAGTAAAGTTACTTCTAGGAAGCAGCAGTGAAATGGGAAATCAGGAAAACAGCCATATTTTAGCTGAACAGAACTGACACAGTAAAGCTGATGGAAAACCTAAAAAGACAAAGGGAATTGATTCACATTCTGTTCCTGATTGGTACCTGATCATTTCAGAGATATAAGTCCACAGCATTCTACAAAGCATAGTGCAAAAACAACACCTATTATacttaaatattaaaaataccaACTCAGACTTCAGGAGCTGATTTCTGATACAGCAGTCACAGGCTTCTATAAACAGTGCTGTCTGTTAGCTGGGTTCAGTATTTGGTCCCGGTTTTCTTCATACTTCTCTACCATTTTCTGCATGTCATGGTCAGCTCCAATAACCTTGGAGAGAAGAGGATGAACACTGGCAATAGCTGACACCATCAAACTTGGTTTCTTTTCAGCAGAACAGAACAGGACTACCAGTGCAGCCAAACTGGGATACTCCTATGGATTTTCCCAAGCTGCCTTCTGCTGGGAACTTGGCATTCCCTGAAAAGTTCCATGGCTAATCCTGAAAGCAATCCCAGTGAACAGCCCCTCAAATTCCACTGCAGACATGGCAGACCCCCCTTCTGTGCTACACACCAACAGCTATCACATTTGTCTGAGGCTGTCCTTCTCCAAAGGCTATcagaaaagcagatttatttacttttacCACTAAACAATGCTCCTATTATTTGGAAAGCACAATCCCCCGCATGCCTAATTggttataataaaaataatactcACAAGTACTGGGCAGGAAACTTCAAACAGTGCACGTTTAATGAGCCACTCTTCATAGAGCTCATGAATAGCTTCTAAATATTCCTAGAAAAGAGGCACTGGAATAATACAAATGCCCAGGGATGACACACACATTGCAATCTCTATGCATTGGGAAGTAGTTAAGAGACACATATGAAAGCCTGCAACACATATCTTCCactaacaaaaaataaaaagcatcagAAGGTTTTTGAGAACAATTAATTCCCAGTACAAAGTTTAACTCCAGGAAGACCTCAAAGACACAGCTTacaggagcacagggctctCAGCTCCTTTTAAGATCAAGCAGCCATGATTCTCTCCCACAGGTAAAACGTGGTTCaagattttacagaaaaaatataCAACAAAGTAAGGACAAAAAGGGCAAGGCTGCAAAGAATATGTATGGGAGGCACTTTCTGTGTCAGTACATTTCCCTAGAATTCCCAGTTCACTTTCTGATAACTCAATTTCCTCTAAAAGCTCTCCTGCCTGTCAtgaactgtttttttttcttcatggagACCACTTCACATTGCTCATTCATAACTGCTCCCCTCTtcttcagcagagctgcaaaatAACACAAGGGCTCTTCAAATCCACTACAGGAGGATTTATTCTCAAAATTTCACATGGCCCAAGATTTAGCTCTTTGCACAGATCTTCAACTGATGATTGCTTCTCCTGAGCCACCCAGCCcgggctgcaggggaagctgCAGGGGAAGCTGCAGGGGA belongs to Agelaius phoeniceus isolate bAgePho1 chromosome 12, bAgePho1.hap1, whole genome shotgun sequence and includes:
- the LOC129125591 gene encoding uncharacterized protein LOC129125591, with protein sequence MAEPALLREYVSHLAARAAQGQLAACADPALKARARRLLGPGRRGALDVRGVAERCRRARGGRALRDLLKALELLELLCVNLLLCPWRREIRSLKTFTGNFVYYIQPVLPEDIVKAVLEKIGYVATTATEFSLVKKRNNEETKQTAFEIFLARIECEAILEMTNEEALGSLEKSLQQGTQTRRHRGEEHEEHQTPQRGDTESLGNEGSSETPLCLAPQQKGSVPCAASFGAAGNVRITGDVAQSAAAASPSSLQQHQRQSIDPAHLPGKGSDSEDFLTQYSDIVIAQTPIFSESLSPQALGKEPRARLGEECALAGPARALGPAPLSPGASGPPAFAMFADSSCDSKTTLEFEAPGVPEGSIEAEINDAINCIDPAPGDEPTELKSLPYKDFASAQNCSVPREEDICELSLTFTELQIKDAQEELMYPVEESGQPEAVAYAGTSDRHVREFNCSQIKHAYLTDADLHKRAASHPEPPSGLCCTAGHTEDATAGSDSRRLFMDPAKGHPASECFRHVREPPNLTYIPPQSIDVQPSHGGRRGLGQPAGGSAGGREGKLEQGNSQETDSQEPYVIIDRTEQAALSHHS